A part of Streptomyces sp. NBC_01210 genomic DNA contains:
- a CDS encoding transcriptional regulator, with protein sequence MKTPNSDLATWLARSGLSRTELARRVKAAAQTWGQPHISPNASTVRRWLDGDMPRSPLPEILADVISAAVGYRVTTYDLGLGESGSAERSLVYNESFAATVEAVADLGRADVDRRAFLAAAPFAAVAAVGPSRDWLLNTLDQQPEPSPRVRLEDVTAVRNMFGEFQKMDVLQGGGSGRLILAEYVTQHVFPLLRRTHTMGVRLALCEAAAEQTYLLGWMAYDNGEHGTAQRYLIQSLRLAEESKNRALGAHVLAGMADQATLLGNPTEGRRLAQAGRAGLGSNTSPACLADLWALEARALAKLGEKSEAARAVGQSETAYGRVRLEDEQEWAAFIDPAYLHGEHANTFRDLGQADAAEEHARQSIDHARKQRRARRGAMSQAALAVSHLQRRDLEAAHAAGLRTLSLSRQVKSSRCVEAVQDLQRRMQPFGNHRLVADFSERARDLVAAA encoded by the coding sequence ATGAAGACGCCGAACAGTGATCTCGCGACGTGGCTTGCGCGGTCGGGCCTCAGCCGGACGGAGTTGGCGCGTCGCGTCAAAGCCGCAGCTCAGACGTGGGGGCAGCCTCACATTTCGCCGAACGCGTCGACCGTGCGGCGGTGGTTGGACGGCGACATGCCTCGCTCACCACTGCCTGAGATTCTCGCCGATGTGATCTCGGCGGCAGTCGGCTATCGGGTCACGACCTACGACCTTGGGCTCGGTGAGAGCGGTTCCGCCGAACGCTCGCTCGTCTACAACGAGTCTTTCGCCGCTACCGTGGAAGCTGTCGCCGACTTGGGGAGAGCGGACGTGGACCGTCGAGCATTCTTGGCAGCAGCACCCTTTGCTGCGGTGGCAGCAGTGGGCCCGTCGCGTGACTGGCTTCTCAACACCCTTGACCAGCAGCCCGAACCGAGCCCGCGCGTCCGTCTTGAAGACGTGACCGCAGTGCGGAACATGTTCGGCGAATTCCAGAAGATGGACGTACTGCAGGGCGGCGGCTCGGGTCGGCTCATCCTCGCCGAGTACGTGACTCAGCACGTCTTTCCACTGCTGCGCCGGACGCACACGATGGGCGTGCGACTCGCACTGTGCGAGGCTGCCGCCGAGCAGACGTACCTGCTCGGATGGATGGCCTACGACAACGGCGAGCACGGAACCGCGCAGAGGTACTTGATCCAGTCGCTACGTCTGGCCGAGGAGTCCAAGAACCGGGCGCTCGGGGCGCATGTGCTCGCGGGCATGGCTGACCAAGCAACCCTGCTTGGCAACCCCACCGAGGGGCGCAGGCTCGCGCAGGCCGGCCGCGCCGGGCTCGGCTCGAACACGTCGCCGGCCTGTCTCGCGGACCTCTGGGCGCTTGAAGCTCGCGCCTTGGCGAAGCTCGGCGAGAAGTCAGAAGCAGCACGCGCCGTTGGGCAATCCGAGACGGCGTACGGTCGTGTTCGGCTGGAAGATGAACAGGAGTGGGCAGCCTTCATCGACCCTGCCTATCTGCATGGTGAGCACGCCAACACCTTCCGAGACCTGGGACAGGCGGACGCGGCGGAGGAGCACGCACGCCAGTCGATCGATCATGCCCGCAAGCAGCGCCGCGCGCGACGCGGCGCGATGTCGCAGGCGGCGCTCGCCGTCTCGCACTTGCAGCGCAGGGACTTGGAGGCGGCACACGCCGCCGGTCTCCGTACGCTCTCCCTGTCACGGCAGGTGAAGAGTTCTCGGTGCGTCGAGGCCGTGCAGGACCTGCAACGGCGGATGCAGCCGTTCGGGAATCACCGACTCGTCGCTGATTTCAGCGAGCGGGCGCGCGATCTGGTCGCCGCTGCGTAA